From Cryptosporangium minutisporangium:
CCGCGCTCGACGCCGACCTCGCGGACCTCGAATGGACCGTGAACGCCTACACGCTGACGTTCGGTGTCCTCCTGCTCACTGGCGCATCGCTGGGCGAGCGCTTCGGCAGGCGGCGGATCCTCGGCCTCGGCATCGGCATCTTCACGATCGCCTCCGCGATGGCCGCCCTCGCGCCCGACGTCGGCACGCTGATCGCCGCCCGCGCGGTGCAGGGCCTCGGCGGCGCGATGATCCTGCCGCTGACGCTGACCATGCTCTCCGCGGCGGTGCGGCCGGAGCGACGCGGTGCGGCGCTCGGAATCTGGGGAGCGGTCTCCGGGCTCGGCGTGGCGATCGGCCCGCTGGTCGGCGGTGCGATCGTCGACGGGTGGGCCTGGCAGTGGATCTTCTGGCTCAACGTTCCGGTCGGGCTCATCCTGCTCCCGATCGCGCTGACCCGCCTCGCGCCCGCCAGGGGCATCGCGCAGCGGCTCGACCTCCCCGGCCTCGGGCTGATCACCACCGGGTTGTTCGGCATCGTGTGGGGCCTGGTCCGTGGCAACGCCGTGGGCTGGGGGAGCGCCGAGGTCCTCGGGTCGCTCGCCGTGGGCGTCGCCCTCACGGTGGCGTTCGGCATCTGGGAGGCGCGCACCGCCCACCCGATGCTGCCGCTGAGGTTGTTCCGGAACCGGGGCTTCGCGGCGAGCAACGTCGCCGCGATGCTGTTCAGCTTCGGGATGTTCGGCTCGATCTTCCTGCTCGCTCAGTTCCTCCAGACGGTGCAGGGCTTCGGCCCGTTCGAGGCGGGTCTGCGGATGCTGCCCTGGACCGCGATGCCGATGCTGGTCGCGCCCTTGGCGGGCCCGCTGTCCGACCGGATCGGTGGGCGTCCGCTGCTCGTCGTCGGTCTGCTGCTGCAGGCTGCCGGGCTCGCCTGGCTGGCCGGCACGATGTCGCCGGACACCAGCTACGCCAGCCAGTGGCCGGCGTTCGTGATCTCCGGAATCGGCATGGCGCTGTTCTTCGTCCCGATCGCGAACGTGGTGCTCGGGTCGGTGCCGACGAACGACACCGGGGTGGCGTCCGGAACCAACAACGCGATCCGCGAGGTCGGGGGAGTGTTCGGGGTGGCGGTGCTCGCCGCGGTCTTCTCGCACCAGGGCGGCTACGCGTCGGCGCAGGCGTACTCGGACGGCACCAGCGTCGCGACGTGGGTGGGAGCCGGCGTGGTGCTGGCCGGTGCGATCGCGGCCGCGTTCGTTCCCGGCCTGCGCCGCCCGGCCGCCGGGCCCGTTGCTCCCGAGCCCGCCTCCGAGCCCGCCGCCCCCGAGCCGGTCGTCCGCGAGCCCGAGCCGGCTCCGGTCTGACCTGCGGCGGCCACCGTCCGGCGGTGGTGCGCGAGCACGCGTAAACATCGACGAACGGCGGAGGGCCCGGTGCTGGAGCACCGGGCCCTCCGACGTGAGGAAGGATTCAGTGCGCCTCGGCGAGCAGCTTCTGCATCCGGCTGACGCCCTCGACGATGTCGTCGTCGCTGAGCGCGTACGAGAGCCGCAGGTAGCCGGGGGTGCCGAACGCCTCGCCCGGAACCACCGCGACCTCGGCCTCGTCGAGGATCACGGAGGCCAGTTGGGCGGACGATTCGATCGTGACGCCGCGGAGCTCCTTGCCGATGAGGCCCTTGACCGACGGGTAGGCGTAGAACGCGCCCTTGGGCTCCGGGCAGTAGACGCCGTCGATCTCGTTGAGCATCCGGACGATCGTCTGCCGG
This genomic window contains:
- a CDS encoding DHA2 family efflux MFS transporter permease subunit — protein: MAAPPSTTRWTFLVTTLAAFMVSLDNLVVTTALPAIRTALDADLADLEWTVNAYTLTFGVLLLTGASLGERFGRRRILGLGIGIFTIASAMAALAPDVGTLIAARAVQGLGGAMILPLTLTMLSAAVRPERRGAALGIWGAVSGLGVAIGPLVGGAIVDGWAWQWIFWLNVPVGLILLPIALTRLAPARGIAQRLDLPGLGLITTGLFGIVWGLVRGNAVGWGSAEVLGSLAVGVALTVAFGIWEARTAHPMLPLRLFRNRGFAASNVAAMLFSFGMFGSIFLLAQFLQTVQGFGPFEAGLRMLPWTAMPMLVAPLAGPLSDRIGGRPLLVVGLLLQAAGLAWLAGTMSPDTSYASQWPAFVISGIGMALFFVPIANVVLGSVPTNDTGVASGTNNAIREVGGVFGVAVLAAVFSHQGGYASAQAYSDGTSVATWVGAGVVLAGAIAAAFVPGLRRPAAGPVAPEPASEPAAPEPVVREPEPAPV